In the genome of Ziziphus jujuba cultivar Dongzao chromosome 10, ASM3175591v1, the window TTGCGTCAAACTAAACGCATCTAAAGAATTCAGGGGAATTAAAATTTAGTTAATGATTCCCTTATTTATTCCTGGTTTTTTTAGAAaggaattgttttatttttattgacttaGCCTAATGGTAAAAACCACTAAGAATATCCCTATAGGTTGAGGTTCAGACTTTTTGAGCTGACCAAAATCCTTCTCTTCAAGTCgccgacaaaaaaaaaaaagaaaaaagaaaaaatgtataaCTTCAGACTGATTATTCTATATAGAGAGCTAAAAGAAGTAAAGAATCTATTGGTTGTAGGATATTTATGATAAGTGCTTTAGTGAGGAACACATTTACTTATTCTaccaaaaaaagaggaaaacataaatatattagtATAGTTTTGCTTTTCTTTCAGATCCGGTTCCttctttgaatatatatatgggaACTTTCCTCCTTTCAGATTTCTTGCATCGAACTCCAAACATCTTtcgtccccaaaaaaaaaaataataaataaataaatctcagAACACATTTGTAAAAGGAGTGAGATAACAATTCAAGCTTCAAGAATTCCAAGCCCAATATATGGTGAAGGATTGAGATAATAATTCAAGTTTCTTTCTGGTAAGAGATTGGTGAAGCCCACTACAGTggaaatgatatataatatatatacacttgtATTATCTTCTTAGAGTGAACCCAAATATATATCATGATTTCAGTGAAGTCCATCACTGCTGGCCAAACTTGTGAGAGGCCAAAAGGTTAATTACAGATAAACAATTATTAAGTAAAGGCAGTGTTTATTGCCAAAGTTCAAATCCTCATATCACACAatatccacacacacacaaccaaaaaaaaaaaaatgaaaatcctcATATCCcacaatgaaaaaataataacaagaataaaacTGCTCTGGACTCTCTATCGTACTGAGAAAAAGTTCTGCGGTgaaatttttccagaaagtCTATTTAACACAGAACACTACACATATGCAAATGGAAGTCATATTATAATCagataaaactaaagaaagagtttaacaaaaataaaatcagagaAAACTAAAGAAACATTTATAAAATGATACAATATCATTTTGTATCCATgcttaatattaataatcaacCTTGCGGACAGTGGGTTTAAAAGTTGGATTCCTTGGATTTTGGTTATTATCGAACACCACTAAAGGCCAACAGTCAATGTATATAGTGCGAGGCAGAAACTTCCAACCTGCAATCTCAAACCTTATCTTCGCCTCgaacaaaatatttgatatgaCACGTCCCTGCGATAGGTACTTTGGCATAAAACCATAAATGGACCAGCGTTCAGAtttaaatgtgaaatttatGCGATTTTCATCTTCAGGTTTTAGAAGAAAGGTTCCGTTTAGATGCACATGTCTCTCTGTTTGATCACTGAAGTTGGAAGTACCATTCAAACTGTCATAGTAAATGGTTGCCTTTTTATTTGGGTCATAGAATCTACACTCAAATGTGAACAAGCCAGAGATGTTAGCGTTAGAAATATTGAGACTCCTTTGCTCGATATAACCATTTTCAACAAAAACCTGTGGACGTTTGGTTTGACCACTGCCCAAATAATCCCCATGGCTAGACTCATCACCACAACTATGGCTAGAACCAGAAAAAGTATGTACCTTGTTTGCGACGGAAACTGctttttctccaattttttcgattcttcttcttcttctttgtgatCCGCTAGGGACCCAGACCTGGAACTGGAAGCCATTGTTGAGTGAAAAATGGAGGAGTGGTGGTTAATGAATTTGTTTGAAATCTGGGTGTGATATGAATATTGAATTGAAAGATTTAATTTACAGAGtgataaatcaaattaaagaaGAGAGTAGCATAATCCAAAGATTTTGCTTTTGGTAGGGAAACACTTGCATTAGTTTAATTGCTCTGCACCAATTGTTGCAAAGTAGCATAAAGAACATGTCCCTTGTTGTCTGTTCTTTTAGtgacttttatataatatatatatatatatatctcgaaAATATATTTGGCCCATGgaaaatttggaatttggaacttccattagtttatatattaaaaaagagtaTTTGACAATGGTTATATTGAGCAAAGAAGTATCAATATTTGGAACTTTTTTCTCCTTCATCATTTTCTTGCACCAAACTCAATACACCTAAGCCAGAGTCTagaacttatttaaaaaaaaaaaaaaaaaaaaaaaaagaagttaatctCGATAATGAACTAGAGTTATCTATGGACCtcttttacaaaatatttgtcaaagccagagtctaatttttattaacagtttgaaatggttttcaatattatgtattttttttctttgacttttaCATAAAAACTTAATGGTAAATTGTAATTGGATATGCCCACTGGCTAGGTACCTTGgcatataatatgaaattaagcAGAGTCACATCGACAGGAGGTTGAAAGAAGGGCTTTTTAATCATTGTCCGTATAGTAGGAGACCTGGCTCAGTGACTTGTTTGTTGATGCTGACTAAATTGAACAATGTTGGTTTTATACTTATAGCTGACTGAATAGAAAATCTCTTGGTAAACTCTGCTTTGGAGTTCATGATTAACTAGCAAACTAGAGATATGtagcttgttttttttttttttttttttttttcacggtGTAGACTTTTTCTTTGCGCTGTGGAAACTTTTTTGCTTCTTTACCATTCTCTTGCTTCAGAATCAAGAAATAAGGATTCAGGTTTCCTTATAAGTATTTCCCTGTTTTATGTGTATCAGAATATAAGAGAATATTAGCTTGTGAGAAAGAACATATGAATTTTGACTGCTTCATGTCTCACGAGCTATGGGACCAATGATTTTGTGCTTGTACATTTTACtccattattttattcttttttccattttctttttatttatttttttctcttttcagcTTCCTTTGTGCCCAAGATAGAATATATGCACTATATTAGCATAATATGACAGACACTTCCAATGTAACTCTGCAATTCAAATTAGTTTATACATGAATATGAGCAGGATTAAATTTGGatgaatttttgttaaaatattgttatttatgatcATGTAATATATTGTCTAAGCAACAATGCGGTTTGATTAGAGCACTATCACATAATTCCACATTATTGTCAtatttgttgtggttctctgaccactttagagaagaaatatgagaagaaaataaaagaattctattaatctcttaaaaatagaatacaaaaataaaaacttctctcatggaggattctctcgtggaacctctctctgcactctccaattctctctggaattgctcactcttctctcaagttctctctggaacttaaacaactctcactcttggagttttctctcaattctcctcacttgggaggcttgagattgctctcttggcttggttttcatgcaaaggtaaggagcctatttataggcttacaaggccacacttttcaacatcttagcccacaattgttgatcaacaatggtggctgtcaacaatggtggctgtggttggtgcggctgtggttggtgaggttggttggtgcggctggacttcacaattctccccctccagccgcatttaaaactgatggtcatctgccatctattccagctatgtctctgcatagcttcagcttctcttgagcaacaacttttgttagcatatctgctggattctcttttgtgtgaatcttcaacagtttcagcaactgttgacctattacttcgcgtatccaatgatagcgaatgtcaatgtgctttgtacgggaatgatacattgagtttttgctcaaatccatggcactttggttatcacaatgtatcttgtagtcttcttgcttgatgcccaattctgtgagaaaacgctttaaccacaacatttccttacccgcttccgctgcggcaatgtactctgcttcagtagtggataaagcaacacacttctgcaatcttgactgccatgacacagctccccctgcaaaagtgtagagataacctgatgtagactttctattatcagggtctccggccatatctgcatctgtatagccttctaagattggatcaccttccccgtagcacaagcacagcttcgatgtacctttaagatacctgagaatccatttgactgcttcccagtgtttctttccaggatttgaaagaaatctgctcacaacacctactgcatgagcaatgtctggtctggtacacaccattgcatacatcagacttcctaccgctgaagaatatggtactgaaaccatctcctctatctcttctttggatgaggggcacattctcttactcaacttaaaatgatttgcaagtggaatgctgaccggtttggctttatccatgttgaatctctttatcacccgttcaacatacttctcttgagatagccataaccttctattcttcctgtctcggattatttgcattcccaaaatttgttgagctggtcctaagtctttcatatcaaaagacttagacaattctttcttcagctgactaatcttcattgcatcttgtccaacgatcaacatgtcgtccacatatagcaaaagtgcaatgaagtttccacctgaaaattttttaatataaacacactggtctgctgcagtccttttatagccttgactcaccataaacgagtcaaacttcttataccattgtcttggtgcttgcttgaggccatacaagctcttctttagcttgcatacgaggttttctttccctgaaacctcaaatcctactggctg includes:
- the LOC132799784 gene encoding uncharacterized protein LOC132799784 codes for the protein MASSSRSGSLADHKEEEEESKKLEKKQFPSQTRFYDPNKKATIYYDSLNGTSNFSDQTERHVHLNGTFLLKPEDENRINFTFKSERWSIYGFMPKYLSQGRVISNILFEAKIRFEIAGWKFLPRTIYIDCWPLVVFDNNQNPRNPTFKPTVRKVDY